The following are encoded together in the Zingiber officinale cultivar Zhangliang chromosome 8A, Zo_v1.1, whole genome shotgun sequence genome:
- the LOC122008657 gene encoding protein EMBRYO DEFECTIVE 514-like, producing MLKECECGAEKRGREEGNVEGRDSKRRKQKVEESLEEVRTEGASLGPKVFGSATEMYRYFLKLVHSWSANLDLNQYEHLVLLDLLKKGHPESTIKIGEGIKAFQVRDHPIWNTRCFFLIRVNGSSDAFSFRKCVDKILPLPSHLKVDSSSGNSSGNRNSSRGGR from the exons ATGCTGAAGGAATGCGAATGTGGCGCCGAGAAACGGGGAAGGGAGGAGGGGAATGTAGAGGGCCGCGATTCGAAGCGTCGGAAGCAGAAGGTGGAGGAGTCATTGGAAGAAGTAAGGACCGAGGGAGCGAGTCTAGGGCCGAAGGTGTTTGGATCGGCGACTGAGATGTACCGATACTTCCTGAAACTTGTCCATTCTTGGTCGGCCAATCTGGACCTCAACCAG TATGAACATCTGGTACTGCTGGACTTGCTGAAGAAAGGACACCCTGAATCCACAATTAAGATCGGCGAAGGAATCAAAGCGTTCCAGGTCCGCGATCATCCAATCTGGAATACTCGATGCTTCTTTCTCATTCGCGTCAATGGAAGTTCCGATGCTTTCAGCTTCCGCAAATGCGTCGATAAGATACTGCCTCTACCTAGTCACCTGAAAGTGGATTCTTCATCGGGTAACTCCTCCGGCAACAGAAACTCCAGCCGAGGTGGTAGATGA
- the LOC122008658 gene encoding sulfate transporter 1.2-like isoform X1 yields MVQPVSAEADNNNFEARGLSSSHNLIENSKDIHKVGLPQRRKLVSEFADTFKETFFADDPLRPYKDQPRARKLVLSLQFLFPILEWGRNYNLSKLKGDLIAGLTIASLCIPQDIGYAKLANMDPKYGLYSSFVPPLIYAAMGSSRDIAIGPVAVVSLLIGTLVRKEIDPTTNKEEYQRLVFTATFFAGVTQAALGFLRLGFLVEFLSHAAIVGFMAGAAITISLQQLKGFLGIKNFTKNTDIVSVMKSVWGSVHHGWNWQTIMIGTVFLAFLLSAKYIGKKNKKFFWVPAIAPLISVVLSTFFVYITRADEHGVQIVRHIDKGLNPSSINRIHFHGHYAAKGFRIGAIAALIALTEAIAIGRTFAAMKDYQLDGNKEMVALGTMNIVGSMTSCYVATGSFSRSAVNFMAGCQTAVSNIVMSLIVMLTLLVITPLFKYTPNAILSAIIISAVISLIDIEAATLIWKVDKLDFIACMGAFLGVIFVSVEIGLLIAVGISIAKILLQVTRPRTALLGHIPRTTIYRNVEQYPEATKVPGALIVRIDSAVYFTNSNYVKERILRWLRDEEEQLNAKILPKITFLIVEMSPVIDIDTSGIHAFEELYRTLQKHEVQVSRVIVPLLQSTNTKTNVYIFLSRACSCKSRPCGDSETPHGQVHRAHWRGQDIPLGQRSRDGLCSKII; encoded by the exons ATGGTGCAGCCAGTCTCTGCTGAAGCTGATAACAATAATTTCGAGGCACGCGGCCTTTCTTCCTCTCACAATCTGATTGAGAATTCAAAGGATATTCACAAGGTGGGACTCCCACAGAGGAGGAAGCTCGTCAGTGAGTTTGCAGACACATTCAAAGAGACATTCTTCGCGGATGATCCTCTGCGCCCTTACAAGGATCAACCCAGAGCAAGGAAGCTGGTGTTGAGCCTTCAGTTCTTGTTTCCAATCCTCGAATGGGGAAGAAACTACAACCTTTCTAAGTTGAAAGGTGACCTTATTGCCGGCTTAACGATAGCTAGTCTTTGCATCCCTCAG GACATTGGATACGCTAAGCTAGCCAACATGGATCCAAAATATGGGCTCT ACTCTAGTTTTGTTCCGCCACTAATATACGCGGCAATGGGTAGCTCAAGGGACATTGCTATTGGACCAGTGGCGGTCGTCTCTCTCTTGATCGGAACTCTTGTAAGGAAGGAAATAGATCCTACAACTAACAAGGAAGAATATCAGCGGCTTGTATTTACAGcaaccttctttgctggtgtcaCTCAGGCAGCACTTGGTTTCCTGAG ATTAGGGTTTCTTGTTGAATTCCTATCGCATGCTGCCATTGTTGGATTTATGGCTGGAGCTGCAATCACAATTTCACTTCAGCAGCTGAAAGGATTTCTTGGAATTAAAAACTTTACTAAGAATACAGATATCGTTTCAGTGATGAAGTCGGTTTGGGGTTCTGTTCACCATGGG TGGAACTGGCAGACGATAATGATCGGGACGGTCTTTTTGGCATTTCTGTTATCGGCTAAGTACATT ggaaagaaaaataagaaatttttcTGGGTACCTGCAATTGCACCGTTGATATCGGTGGTCCTGTCCACTTTTTTCGTATATATAACCAGGGCCGATGAGCACGGTGTACAGATT GTGAGACATATAGATAAAGGACTCAACCCATCCTCGATCAACCGGATTCACTTCCACGGTCATTATGCTGCAAAAGGATTCAGAATTGGTGCGATAGCTGCACTGATAGCTTTGACG GAAGCAATCGCAATTGGAAGAACATTTGCCGCCATGAAAGACTATCAATTGGACGGGAACAAGGAAATGGTTGCACTTGGAACCATGAACATAGTTGGTTCAATGACTTCTTGCTATGTCGCGACCG GTTCATTTTCGCGATCTGCTGTCAATTTCATGGCTGGCTGTCAGACAGCGGTGTCGAATATCGTTATGTCACTGATCGTCATGCTTACCTTGCTAGTAATCACGCCCCTCTTCAAATACACCCCAAACGCGATACTTTCTGCCATCATTATTTCTGCCGTGATCAGTCTCATTGATATTGAAGCTGCAACTCTCATTTGGAAGGTCGATAAGTTAGATTTCATCGCGTGCATGGGAGCTTTCCTCGGTGTAATTTTTGTATCCGTAGAAATTGGCCTTCTAATCGCT GTCGGCATATCAATTGCGAAGATCCTCCTGCAAGTAACAAGGCCTCGAACTGCTTTACTTGGGCATATTCCTCGAACAACGATATATAGAAATGTCGAACAATACCCGGAAGCAACCAAAGTCCCAGGAGCTTTGATAGTGCGAATCGACTCTGCTGTCTATTTCACAAACTCGAACTATGTCAAAGAGAG GATTCTTAGATGGTTGAGGGACGAAGAAGAGCAGCTAAATGCTAAAATTCTCCCAAAAATAACTTTCTTGATAGTCGAAATGTCCC CTGTTATAGACATTGACACGAGCGGAATCCATGCCTTCGAAGAACTGTATAGGACCCTCCAAAAGCATGAAGTCCAGGTTAGTCGTGTTATAGTTCCACTTCTCCAATCTACCAACACCAAAACTAATGTCTACATCTTTCTTTCTCGAGCTTGTTCTTGCAAATCCCGGCCCTGTGGTGATTCAGAAACTCCACACGGCCAAGTTCACAGAGCTCATTGGCGAGGACAAGATATTCCTCTCGGTCAGCGAAGCCGTGATGGCTTGTGCTCCAAAATCATTTGA
- the LOC122008658 gene encoding sulfate transporter 1.3-like isoform X2, with protein sequence MVQPVSAEADNNNFEARGLSSSHNLIENSKDIHKVGLPQRRKLVSEFADTFKETFFADDPLRPYKDQPRARKLVLSLQFLFPILEWGRNYNLSKLKGDLIAGLTIASLCIPQDIGYAKLANMDPKYGLYSSFVPPLIYAAMGSSRDIAIGPVAVVSLLIGTLVRKEIDPTTNKEEYQRLVFTATFFAGVTQAALGFLRLGFLVEFLSHAAIVGFMAGAAITISLQQLKGFLGIKNFTKNTDIVSVMKSVWGSVHHGWNWQTIMIGTVFLAFLLSAKYIGKKNKKFFWVPAIAPLISVVLSTFFVYITRADEHGVQIVRHIDKGLNPSSINRIHFHGHYAAKGFRIGAIAALIALTEAIAIGRTFAAMKDYQLDGNKEMVALGTMNIVGSMTSCYVATGSFSRSAVNFMAGCQTAVSNIVMSLIVMLTLLVITPLFKYTPNAILSAIIISAVISLIDIEAATLIWKVDKLDFIACMGAFLGVIFVSVEIGLLIAVGISIAKILLQVTRPRTALLGHIPRTTIYRNVEQYPEATKVPGALIVRIDSAVYFTNSNYVKERILRWLRDEEEQLNAKILPKITFLIVEMSPVIDIDTSGIHAFEELYRTLQKHEVQLVLANPGPVVIQKLHTAKFTELIGEDKIFLSVSEAVMACAPKSFEVV encoded by the exons ATGGTGCAGCCAGTCTCTGCTGAAGCTGATAACAATAATTTCGAGGCACGCGGCCTTTCTTCCTCTCACAATCTGATTGAGAATTCAAAGGATATTCACAAGGTGGGACTCCCACAGAGGAGGAAGCTCGTCAGTGAGTTTGCAGACACATTCAAAGAGACATTCTTCGCGGATGATCCTCTGCGCCCTTACAAGGATCAACCCAGAGCAAGGAAGCTGGTGTTGAGCCTTCAGTTCTTGTTTCCAATCCTCGAATGGGGAAGAAACTACAACCTTTCTAAGTTGAAAGGTGACCTTATTGCCGGCTTAACGATAGCTAGTCTTTGCATCCCTCAG GACATTGGATACGCTAAGCTAGCCAACATGGATCCAAAATATGGGCTCT ACTCTAGTTTTGTTCCGCCACTAATATACGCGGCAATGGGTAGCTCAAGGGACATTGCTATTGGACCAGTGGCGGTCGTCTCTCTCTTGATCGGAACTCTTGTAAGGAAGGAAATAGATCCTACAACTAACAAGGAAGAATATCAGCGGCTTGTATTTACAGcaaccttctttgctggtgtcaCTCAGGCAGCACTTGGTTTCCTGAG ATTAGGGTTTCTTGTTGAATTCCTATCGCATGCTGCCATTGTTGGATTTATGGCTGGAGCTGCAATCACAATTTCACTTCAGCAGCTGAAAGGATTTCTTGGAATTAAAAACTTTACTAAGAATACAGATATCGTTTCAGTGATGAAGTCGGTTTGGGGTTCTGTTCACCATGGG TGGAACTGGCAGACGATAATGATCGGGACGGTCTTTTTGGCATTTCTGTTATCGGCTAAGTACATT ggaaagaaaaataagaaatttttcTGGGTACCTGCAATTGCACCGTTGATATCGGTGGTCCTGTCCACTTTTTTCGTATATATAACCAGGGCCGATGAGCACGGTGTACAGATT GTGAGACATATAGATAAAGGACTCAACCCATCCTCGATCAACCGGATTCACTTCCACGGTCATTATGCTGCAAAAGGATTCAGAATTGGTGCGATAGCTGCACTGATAGCTTTGACG GAAGCAATCGCAATTGGAAGAACATTTGCCGCCATGAAAGACTATCAATTGGACGGGAACAAGGAAATGGTTGCACTTGGAACCATGAACATAGTTGGTTCAATGACTTCTTGCTATGTCGCGACCG GTTCATTTTCGCGATCTGCTGTCAATTTCATGGCTGGCTGTCAGACAGCGGTGTCGAATATCGTTATGTCACTGATCGTCATGCTTACCTTGCTAGTAATCACGCCCCTCTTCAAATACACCCCAAACGCGATACTTTCTGCCATCATTATTTCTGCCGTGATCAGTCTCATTGATATTGAAGCTGCAACTCTCATTTGGAAGGTCGATAAGTTAGATTTCATCGCGTGCATGGGAGCTTTCCTCGGTGTAATTTTTGTATCCGTAGAAATTGGCCTTCTAATCGCT GTCGGCATATCAATTGCGAAGATCCTCCTGCAAGTAACAAGGCCTCGAACTGCTTTACTTGGGCATATTCCTCGAACAACGATATATAGAAATGTCGAACAATACCCGGAAGCAACCAAAGTCCCAGGAGCTTTGATAGTGCGAATCGACTCTGCTGTCTATTTCACAAACTCGAACTATGTCAAAGAGAG GATTCTTAGATGGTTGAGGGACGAAGAAGAGCAGCTAAATGCTAAAATTCTCCCAAAAATAACTTTCTTGATAGTCGAAATGTCCC CTGTTATAGACATTGACACGAGCGGAATCCATGCCTTCGAAGAACTGTATAGGACCCTCCAAAAGCATGAAGTCCAG CTTGTTCTTGCAAATCCCGGCCCTGTGGTGATTCAGAAACTCCACACGGCCAAGTTCACAGAGCTCATTGGCGAGGACAAGATATTCCTCTCGGTCAGCGAAGCCGTGATGGCTTGTGCTCCAAAATCATTTGAAGTTGTATAG
- the LOC122008659 gene encoding UPF0047 protein YjbQ-like — MGSASAASSAKPLFSPAIPRLRSQKGPRTLVVAAGGISSAVSEAMAAKWAQKTVVVPAQRRGCHLITPKIVEEIQQDLSGFKCGLAHLFLQHTSASLTINENYDSDVQSDTETFLNRIVPEGRSAPWKHTLEGPDDMPAHIKSSMFGCALTIPITDGRLNMGTWQGIWLCEHRDHATPRKIVVTLNGM, encoded by the exons ATGGGATCCGCCTCGGCTGCCTCCTCCGCCAAGCCTCTCTTCTCTCCTGCGATCCCCCGTTTGAGATCCCAGAAGGGCCCTCGTACACTCGTCGTGGCCGCCGGCGGCATTTCTAGTGCTGTCTCTGAGGCCATGGCCGCCAAGTGGGCACAGAAGACCGTCGTCGTCCCTGCTCAGAGGCGCGGATGCCATCTCATCACCCCCAAG ATTGTTGAAGAGATACAACAAGATTTGTCGGGCTTCAAATGCGGCCTTGCTCATCTTTTCC TGCAGCATACAAGTGCTTCTCTCACCATAAATGAGAATTATGACTCTGATGTTCAGAGCGACACTGAAACATTTCTGAATCGGATTGTGCCAGAG GGTCGATCTGCACCGTGGAAGCACACATTGGAAG GACCTGATGATATGCCTGCCCATATAAAATCATCTATGTTTGGGTGTGCCCTGAC GATTCCTATTACTGATGGTCGTCTGAACATGGGAACTTGGCAG GGAATATGGCTCTGTGAACATAGAGATCATGCAACCCCTCGAAAAATTGTCGTCACCCTTAATGGTATGTAG
- the LOC122011441 gene encoding diacylglycerol O-acyltransferase 2D-like: MADPAVSRPTTTGSTSFFHSAVALLLYVGFLHINAAVLLGAALLLPARYFAAVAGFLLLTLVIPVDDKSNFGNRLSRYILKHITGYFPITLHADDVDAFDPNQAYVIGYEPHSLVPIANSVLSSHAGLLPLPKIKVTANSASFLIPFMRHIWTWVGHVPVTRKSFLKCLGAGYSVVVVPGGVREMVHMVHDSEVAYLKSRKGFVKIAIETGRPLVPVFCFGQNKIYKWWNPGEKLSARIYGAIKFPPTIFLGRFGSPIPFRHPLHIVVGKPIEVKRNPKPTPEEVDEAHAQFVRALQELFEKYKAKVGYPNLELRIL; the protein is encoded by the exons ATGGCAGACCCGGCGGTGTCCCGACCAACCACCACCGGAAGCACCTCCTTCTTCCACTCCGCCGTCGCCCTCCTCCTCTACGTCGGCTTCCTCCACATCAACGCCGCCGTGCTCCTCGGCGCCGCGCTGCTCCTCCCCGCTCGCTACTTCGCCGC GGTCGCCGGCTTCCTCCTCCTCACTCTGGTGATCCCCGTCGACGACAAGAGCAACTTCGGAAACCGACTGTCAAG GTACATCCTCAAGCACATAACTGGCTACTTCCCCATCACCCTTCACGCCGACGACGTCGACGCCTTCGACCCCAACCAAGCTTACG TGATCGGTTACGAGCCGCACTCGCTGGTGCCGATCGCCAACTCAGTTCTCTCCAGCCACGCCGGCCTCTTGCCGCTGCCGAAGATTAAGGTCACGGCGAACAGTGCT TCGTTCTTGATCCCGTTCATGAGGCACATCTGGACGTGGGTGGGGCACGTGCCGGTGACGAGGAAGAGCTTCCTGAAGTGCTTGGGGGCGGGCTACAGCGTCGTCGTCGTCCCCGGCGGAGTAAGGGAGATGGTACACATGGTGCACGATTCTGAG GTTGCCTACCTCAAATCAAGAAAAGGGTTTGTTAAAATTGCCATCGAAACCGGACGACCGTTGGTCCCGGTTTTTTGCTTTGGCCAG AATAAGATATACAAGTGGTGGAATCCCGGCGAGAAGCTTTCCGCTAGAATTTACGGAGCCATTAAATTTCCTCCGACAATTTTTCTAGGAAGATTTGG atCGCCTATTCCATTTCGTCATCCACTCCATATAGTAGTGGGAAAACCCATCGAGGTGAAGAGAAACCCTAAGCCAACGCCGGAGGAG GTCGATGAGGCTCATGCTCAATTTGTTCGTGCCCTGCAAGAGCTATTTGAGAAATACAAAGCTAAAGTTGGTTACCCTAATCTCGAGCTTAGGATCTTATAA